One genomic region from Ptychodera flava strain L36383 chromosome 14, AS_Pfla_20210202, whole genome shotgun sequence encodes:
- the LOC139148923 gene encoding serine/threonine-protein kinase pdik1l-B-like, whose product MSSNYSEVRLLGFGAFGSVYLIKNRRGSLFALKKIQLGNEKTENSAVKELEAFAKISHHDHIVKFHDGYLEERHLCIVMEYCNGGNLEEYLLNRPCHRYTNVRFMVQLADALNFLHENDIVHRDMKPDNVLVCRKDNGIDVVKVTDFGISKIADIDRRVNVHTAVTNNDVNVFSTTNLQLYGNYGAGTEAFIAPEVYEKHYTSKVDIFSLGVIFLAMLEREVDPFSFQSKELIALFYYCPLTLGMYNAEVPYIGRIMYRNPNAVRALDYRVSVSPDLRNLINRMVLRDYHRRPTADSVFKTLKVFLRNLKDQTVKTQSSSIPTSQKPVQQNVKDETGETKRQNSKNAGEVLSSDGRRSASQESTTPVKTKAKVKPSRSQISPVVVISHAHDESTEFDVCHPTVRIKCFCVCGILVFTTVVTLIILWTILWRR is encoded by the exons ATGTCGTCCAACTACTCGGAGGTACGTCTACTTGGTTTTGGTGCTTTCGGCAGCGTGTATCTCATCAAGAACAGACGAGGATCACTGTTCGCCCTCAAGAAGATCCAACTTGGCAATGAGAAAACAGAGAACAGTGCAGTCAAAGAGTTAGAGGCATTCGCCAAAATTTCGCATCATGATCACATCGTGAAATTCCATGACGGCTATTTGGAAGAGCGACATCTGTGTATAGTGATGGAATATTGCAACGGTGGAAATTTGGAAGAGTACTTGTTAAACCGGCCGTGTCATCGATACACAAATGTACGTTTTATGGTGCAACTGGCAGATGCCTTGAATTTTTTACACGAAAACGATATTGTGCACAGGGATATGAAGCCCGACAACGTGTTGGTTTGCCGCAAAGATAACGGAATCGATGTTGTCAAGGTAACAGATTTTGGAATAtccaaaatcgccgatatagACCGGAGGGTAAATGTACACACTGCCGTAACCAACAACGACGTAAATGTCTTCAGCACCACAAACTTACAATTGTACGGAAACTACGGCGCTGGTACGGAAGCATTCATCGCTCCTGAGGTGTACGAAAAACATTACACCAGTAAGGTAGACATCTTTTCTCTCGGCGTCATTTTCCTGGCAATGCTTGAACGTGAAGTTGACCCGTTCTCTTTCCAAAGTAAAGAGCTTATTGCGTTGTTTTACTATTGCCCACTCACATTGGGTATGTACAACGCTGAAGTGCCCTATATCGGCAGGATTATGTACAGAAATCCAAATGCAGTCCGTGCTCTTGACTACCGAGTATCGGTTAGCCCCGATCTCAGAAATCTTATCAATCGTATGGTGCTCAGAGATTACCACAGGCGGCCTACTGCCGATTCGGTGTTTAAAACATTGAAAGTCTTCCTGCGCAATCTGAAAGATCAAACAGTGAAGACCCAGAGTTCATCCATTCCAACATCCCAGAAACCAGTCCAGCAAAATGTCAAAGATGAGACTGGTGAGACGAAACGCCAAAACTCGAAGAATGCTGGCGAAGTGCTTTCTAGTGATGGACGCAGGTCAGCCTCTCAAG AGTCGACGACTCCAGTGAAAACGAAAGCGAAGGTAAAACCATCACGCTCACAAATCAGTCCTGTCGTCGTAATATCACACGCACACGATGAATCGACCGAGTTTGATGTCTGCCATCCCACTGTAAGGATAAAATGTTTTTGCGTCTGTGGAATTTTGGTGTTCACAACCGT TGTAACTTTGATTATACTCTGGACCATACTCTGGCGAAGATGA